From the genome of Jeotgalibacillus haloalkalitolerans, one region includes:
- the egtB gene encoding ergothioneine biosynthesis protein EgtB, whose amino-acid sequence MSVTQTKNIQQMFQEIRAYSEKLVAGMEIEDFILQADNFVSPTKWHLAHTTWFFEKFILTEFIEGYEPFNEQFFYLFNSYYETVGEFHPQSKRGLISRPTVKETLAYRKHVNEQVNKLLDTTEMTDHLYDLIEMGLQHEQQHQELILMDIKYNLSFNPLYPALFEQKAPVGGKAPELTFTPFEKGMTRIGTDADEFAFDNETPCHDAYLNGCQIANRPVTNREYLAFIEDGGYERAELWLSDGWQLVKKEKWYAPLYWVNKDDQWSYFTLSGLQAIDWEAPVTHVSYYEADAYARWAGKRLPTEQEWEHAMKGEEVRGNFMDDDRYQPDAAYSGSKFEKVFGDVWEWTQSPYTPYPRSKPLDGALGEYNAKFMSNQIVLKGGSCVTPL is encoded by the coding sequence ATGAGCGTAACTCAAACTAAAAATATTCAGCAGATGTTTCAGGAGATTCGTGCGTATAGTGAAAAACTCGTTGCTGGAATGGAGATTGAAGATTTTATTCTGCAGGCAGACAACTTTGTCAGCCCGACAAAATGGCATCTGGCTCATACCACATGGTTTTTTGAAAAGTTTATCCTGACAGAGTTCATAGAGGGATATGAACCTTTTAATGAACAATTTTTCTATTTGTTTAATTCATATTATGAGACGGTGGGAGAGTTTCATCCACAGTCAAAACGCGGGCTGATTTCCCGTCCGACTGTTAAAGAAACACTTGCCTACCGGAAGCATGTGAATGAGCAGGTGAACAAGCTGCTTGATACCACTGAAATGACTGATCATTTATATGATTTGATCGAAATGGGTCTGCAGCATGAACAGCAGCATCAGGAGCTGATTCTGATGGATATTAAATATAATCTGTCATTTAATCCGCTGTATCCTGCATTGTTTGAGCAAAAAGCACCCGTCGGCGGAAAGGCACCTGAACTGACATTCACTCCTTTTGAAAAAGGGATGACAAGAATCGGTACGGATGCAGATGAATTTGCTTTTGATAATGAAACACCGTGTCATGATGCTTATCTGAACGGTTGTCAGATTGCAAACCGTCCTGTGACGAATCGTGAATATCTTGCATTTATTGAAGACGGAGGTTATGAAAGGGCTGAGCTCTGGTTATCGGATGGCTGGCAGCTGGTGAAAAAAGAAAAGTGGTATGCTCCGCTTTACTGGGTGAACAAAGATGATCAATGGTCGTATTTTACTCTAAGTGGTCTGCAGGCAATTGACTGGGAAGCGCCTGTGACGCATGTCAGCTATTATGAAGCTGATGCTTACGCAAGGTGGGCAGGAAAGCGTCTGCCGACTGAACAGGAATGGGAGCATGCGATGAAGGGGGAAGAGGTCAGAGGAAACTTTATGGATGATGACCGCTATCAGCCGGATGCTGCTTACAGCGGCTCAAAGTTTGAAAAAGTGTTTGGTGATGTATGGGAATGGACGCAAAGTCCCTATACACCTTACCCGCGCAGTAAGCCGCTTGATGGCGCACTTGGTGAGTACAATGCTAAGTTTATGTCCAACCAGATCGTCCTGAAAGGCGGATCATGCGTGACGCCTCTCTAG